The sequence below is a genomic window from Thermodesulfobacteriota bacterium.
GCGACGCGATGCCGACAACAAACCGCTTCATTTTATCACCACCGTCGTTGACATCAGCCAGCGGAAACACGCGGAGGAAGAACTGGAAAAATCCAACCAGAGACTGACGCAGCTTCTGGAAGTGGCACGCGAGTTGGCTTTGGCGGCCAATACCGGTGACGTGATCCGGATCATTCGACAGGCGGCCCGGGCGTTAAGCAATGCGGACGGCGTTACCGTTGTTCTGCGTGATGGTGACAATTGTTTCTATGTCGATGAAGACGCCATTGAGCCTTTATGGAAGGGCAAAAAGTTTCCCATGAAGGATTGTATCTCCGGCTGGGTGATGCGCAACGCACAGTATGTCGCCATTGAGGATATTTACGTCGATCCGCGCATCCCGCACGATGTGTATCGGGCGACCTTCGTTAAAAGCCTGGCCATGGCGCCTATCCGAACCGAGGATCCGATCGGCGCCATCGGCGCATACTGGCGCGATCATCATCAGCTTACCGGCGGGGAGAAATCCATGCTGGTCGCCCTCGGCAACATGACCGCCACGGTATGGGAAACCATTGAAGCAAGGGATGCTCTCCGGCGTTCCGAGGAAACCTTACGGGCCGTTTTTGAAAACATGCAGGATGGTATTCTGATGGCGGACGCGGTGGCGCAAATATTTGTATTTGCCAACAAGGCTATTGGCCGCATGCTGGGTTATCCGCTCGAACAAATCCTGACTTTCGGATTAAGCGACATTCATCCGCCGGAGGCATTGCCGCACGTGAAAATTGCTTTTGAACGACAGTTGAGCGGCCAACTACCTGTGGCCACCGATATTCCCATGATGCGTCGGGACGGCAGCGTTTTTATCGTTGAAGTAAACGCCGCACCGCTGGAAATAAACGGCCGCGCCTATCTTTTGGGTATTTTCAGGGATATGACCGAGCGCAAACGGGCCGAGACGGAACGAGATAAACTCCAGTCTCAGCTCGTCCAGTCTCAGAAGATGGAGTCCGTGGGCCGGCTGGCCGGAGGCGTGGCCCATGACTTTAACAATATGCTCAATGTAATCATCGGTTTTGCGGAGTTGTCCATTGAAAATATTACCCCCGGTGATTTTCTGCATGAAAATCTGAATGAGATCCTGGACGCGGCCCGCCGCTCGGCGGAGATCACCCGGCAGTTGCTGGCCTTTGCCCGCAAGCAGATCATTTCACCCCGGCCGCTTGATTTGAACGAGACCGTGGAAGGCATGCTCAGGATGCTGCGGCGATTGATCGGCGAGGATATCGATCTTGCCTGGAAGCCGCGAGCCGGTTTGTGGCCGATCATGATGGACCCGTCCCAGATCGATCAGATCCTGGCCAATCTTCTGGTTAACGCCCGGGACGCCATCAGCGGTGTGGGAAAAATTACGCTTGAAACGGAAAATGTGAACCTGGATGAGAATTACTGCGACAACCGGGTCGACTTTGTCCCCGGCGACTATGTTATGCTGGCCGTGAGCGACAACGGCCGCGGCATGGATAAGGAAACGCTGGGCAATCTATTTGAACCTTTTTTTACCACCAAGAGCGCGGACGAGGGTACCGGCCTGGGTTTGTCAACGGTCTATGGTATCGTCAAGCAGAACAACGGCGTTGTCAATGTTTACAGCGAGCCCGGTCAGGGCGCGACTTTCAAAATTTATCTGCCGCGTTATACCGGAAAGGCGGAAAAAATCGAGGAAGTAAAATCAGAGATTATCCCGCGGGGCAAAGGCGAAACCATACTGATAGTCGAGGATGAGGCGGCCGTCCTGAAGCTGGCCGGGAAAGTTCTCACCGGCCTGGGGTATAATGTGATAAAGGCGACATCGCCAGAGGCGGCGCTTAAAATGGCCGAAGAGAACTCCGGTACGATCGATCTGCTGATGACCGACGTGATCATGCCGGAGATGAACGGCCGGGAACTGGCTGAACGGTTGCGGGTACAATATCCCGGCTTGAAGATTATGTTTATGTCCGGGTACACGGCCAATGTTATCGCCCATCACGGCATTCTGGACAAGGGGGTTCATTTCATCCAGAAGCCTTTCAGCAAGCAAGACCTGGCCCTGAAGGTGCGGGAAGCGCTTTTGGAATGATGAATGCGGAATGATGAATGAGGAATGGTGAATGAGAAAACAAACGCCTGACGGCGTCACTACGAACGGGAAGGTGCCTGTAACGTGAGATGAGTGCTTGTTCGTAGTGTGCCCGTAAGGGCATCTTTAAAGCGAGGTTGTGCATACGCGAAGGCCAGAAAACGCCTGACGGCGTCACTACGAGCAGGAAGGTGCCTGTAACGTGAGATGAGTGCTTGTTCGTAGTGTGCCCGTAAGGGCATCGTTAAAGCGAGGTTGTGCATACGCGAAGGCCAGAAAACGCCTGACGGCGTCACTACGAACGGGAAGGTGCCTGTAACGTGAGATGAGTGCTTGTTCGTAGTGTGCCCGTAAGGGCATCTTTAAAGCGAGGTTGTGCATACGCGAAGGCCAGAAAACGCCTGNNNNNNNNNNNNNNNNNNNNNNNNNNNNNNNNNNNNNNNNNNNNNNNNNNNNNNNNNNNNNNNNNNNNNNNNNNNNNNNNNNNNNNNNNNNNNNNNNNNNAAACGCCTGACGGCGTCACTACGAACGGGAAGGTGCCTGTAACGTGAGATGAGTGCTTGTTCGTAGTGTGCCCGTAAGGGCATCTTTAAAGCGAGGTTGTGCATACGCGAAGGCCAGAAAACGCCTGACGGCGTCACTACGAGCAGGAATGTGCCCGTAAGGGCATCTTGAAAGCGAGACAGGTATGTTTGTAGTGTGCCCGTAAGGGCATCTTTAGCGTGATGTTGTACATCAGCGGCGCCGGATGGATCCCCTCTCCCGGACCGCCCTGTTCAGGATCCATCCAGCACCTCGCGCACCTTACTGGCGAGGGATTCGGTTTTTCAGCTTCTCGGCCGCTGCTCCAATCGTCGGCAGATAGATTCTAAACGTGGTCCCCCTGTTCGGCTCTCTGTGGCACCACAGGACCTGTTCCATCACGTACAACAAGGTGGTTGCGCCGACGCCCGGGATAAAGGGCTTGAGCTTGAGGGGGGCAGGTTAGCGAAACAAGTCCTGTCCGGCAGAGCGCTTTTTATTCGGCGGAACCAGGATTATTCAGTGCAACATGCTTATATCGTTATATAAAAATTTAATGTAATTGTTTGGCATGATGATTGCTATTCATACGGGCGGCAATAGAAACAAGATAAAGCCCCAATGGAGCGCAGGAGGGAAGAATGCCACGGATCATCGATGATAAAATGATGTTAGTTGAAAATGAATTCGAACAATCGTTGATTGCGGAGACAGATAAATCGATGGTCCCTTTTCGCCCTCGCATTCTAATCCTTGAAGATGAGATCTCAATTCAAAAAGTGATCGGCCGGACACTGGAAACGGCACTTTATCAATACGACTCGGCTTTCTGCGCCGAAGACGCCCGCCGGTTATGCCAGACGACAACATATGATCTGGCCCTCTGCGATATCGGGCTGCCGGGCGAAAGCGGGATATCGTTTATCCACTGGTTGACCAGGGTTTATCCCGAGACCATGGTGATTATGGTAACCGGCTGTGATGATATGTCGGTGGCCGAGCAGACCTTGAATCACGGCGCATACAGTTATGTGGTCAAGCCGTTTTCAGGACGGACCCTGCTGATCAACATTGTCGGCGCTCTGAACGAGCGACAACGACATCTTAAATGCCGGCAGCAGACGAATCAGCTTCAGGAGGAAGTTTCTCTTCAGGCCATGGAACTGGCCGAAACCAACGCCCGGCTGAAACGGACCATGAACGGCGTTATTAAAGCCATGGCCGCCGCACTGGAATCCAGAGACCCGTACACCGTCGGTCATCAGCAACGTGTGGCCGAACTATCCATCGCCATCGGTAAACGATTGTGCCTGGACGAAAACCGGCTTGAGGCACTTTATATCGCAGCCATGGTCCACGATATCGGAAAGATATCCATCCCGGCGCAAATTCTCAGCAAACCCGGAAAATTATCGCCGATCGAGTTCGGGCTGATCCAGACGCACGCGGAAACGGGATTCAGAATTATGAAGGAAATCGATTTCCCCTGGCCTGTTGCCGATATTGTACATCAGCATCACGAGCGGATCGACGGCTCGGGTTATCCGCAGGGCCTGAAGGAAAGCGAGTTGATGCTGGAATCGAAAATTCTGACCGTGGCCGATGTAGTTGAAGCCATGGCCTCTCACCGACCTTATCGTCCGGCGCTGGGAATTCAGCTGGCGCTGGCGGAAATCACGGCCAACAGAAATCGTTATTACGCCGCCGATGTGGTCCATGCCTGTCTGGAAGTCTTTGCCAATAATAGTGAACATCAATTTGCATTTCCAGGGGGAGTCTGTTTTAAAGCATCAGAATCCCGTAATGATTTGTTTATTCAATAAAGTGTGCCCGTAAGGGCATCGTTAAAGCGAGGTTGTGCATACGCGAAGGCCAGAAAACGCCTGACGGCGTCACTACGAACGGGAAGGTGCCCGTAATGTGAGATGGGTGCTGTTTGTAGTGTGCCTGTAAGGGCATCGTTAAATCGAGGTTGTGCATACGCGAAGGCCAGAAAACGCCTGACGGCGTCACTACGAACGGGAAGGTGCCCGTAATGTGAGATGGGTGCTGTTTGCAGTGTGCCCGTAAGGGCATCGTTAAAGCGAGGTTGTGCATACGCGAAGGCCAGAAAACGCCTGACGGCGTTACTACGAACGGGAAGGTGCCCGTAATGTGAGATGGGTGCTGTTTGTAGTGTGCCCGTAAGGGCATCTTTAAAGCGAGACAGGTATGTTTGTAGTGTGCCCGTAAGGGCATCTTTAAAGCGAGACAGGTATGTTCGTAGTGTGCCCGTAAGGGCATCTAAAACGACGTCACCGCCGTCAGCGGGATTTCGGGGTAGATCTGGCCGTGGCAGGGAGGCATGGAGTTGTAAACCCAATCGATGTCGATGACGGCCATCGGCAGGCCGAGCGCGCCTTTTTGTCGGACAAAGTTTCCCCTGATCAGCACGTTTTCCATGACCATGGTCAGGCCGAATACGGCCACGGGCGCGCCATCCGGTATGGCGTCCAGTTCCCGGCCATAGGGGAAGCAGGTAAAGGCCAGCCGGCCGGAATCGGCCGCCTGGCACTGGACCACCGGCACCAGTTCCGGGAACCCATCCGGCCCGACCCAGGAGATGAACTTGAGGGAGGCCAGGTTGTTGAAAATGGCCCGTTCGGCAAAGGGCTTGAGCACCTGTCCGGGTTTATTCATGCTGAGCTTTTTTTTGGCCCAGCGGGTGTAAAGCGCCGACAGGATGATCCCCGGCAGGGGCAGGCTTTCCCGGCCGCTGGTTTCTATCAGGTCCAGGTAATGAACGGTGTTGATGCCGAAATAGGCGTTATAGCGGAACATGGGAATATTGTTGTAGGCTTCGTATTCCGGGCCTTCTTTTTTCAGATGGGTCCAGACCGCCCGGCCGCGCCATATTTTCCTGTCCATGGTGAGGATGAGAAAGGCCAGACGCGGATTCTGCTGGAGATATTCCTTGCTTTTGCCTTTGGAGAATTCCCCCAGGGTCAGCTGCGTCGGGCTGCAGGCCATGATGGACGTGATCAGGGTGATGTGGGGCAGTCCTTCCGGGCTGACCGTGGCCACCAGGCCGATCTTTTCCGCCGGTTTGAAGGCGTCGATGTCCTGGGGGGTAAAGGTTGTTGCCATTGGTGGTCTCCTTTTGACGGCCTAAATATTTTGCTCTGATTTCATTTAATAAGAGATAGGGTCCGAGGGGTCAAGGGTCCAAGGGTTCGAGGGAAGGAATAATTTCTGTTTGATCTGGATCCCCCGGTCAAGCCGGGGGATGACGCACAAAAAAGCAAGCCGGGGGATGACGAATAAAAATGTACGCCGGAGGATGACGAAACAAAAACGAAAAACTGGAGATAACGATTCAGATTTCATATCCTTCAACTCCTCAACACCTCAACGTCGCGCAGCGACATCTCAACCCTTCCCCGTCGCCCCGCTCCAGACGACGATTTCCGGGTTTACCCCTGACTTCCGGGCAACCGTAGCCAGGCGTTCCATGGTTTCGGCCGGGAGACAGGAGCAGCCCTCGAATGCCCAGCGGGTTCCGAGGCGCCGGTACTTGTCGGCGCACAGGTTGTTGAAGGCGCAAAGCTCCCAGCGGGTCACGGCTTTACCGCCGACGTCGGCAATATGGCGGCCGATGGCGGCGATATTGTCATCCTGATCCGTGGCGCCGGGGATGACCGGCGTGCGCACCCAGATCCCGGCCGGATAGAGATGACCGGCCGTGTAACCGGTGACATAAGCGAAGTTCTCCAGGATGCGGCGGTTGTCGCTGCCGGTCAGGTCCCTGTGGATCACGGGATCGGCGATTTTGAGGTCAAACAGCACCAGGGTCGCGTGGGGCAGCATCAGGTTCAGGGCTTCCCGGTTGCACAGGCCGCAGGTGTCCACGGCCGTATGGATGCCGTGTTCCCGCAATCGCGAAAGAAACGATGCCACGGCCGGGGCCTGCAGGGCGGGTTCCCCGCCGGACACGGTCACGCCGCCGGCCGATGTTTCGTAATAGGTCCGGTCCTTGAGCACCTCGTTGACCAGATCGTCGACCATCCATTGGGAACCGATCTGCTCCAGTGCCGTGGACGGGCACTCTTTCGCGCACAGGCCGCAGCGGGTGCATTTATCCCGGTCGATGATCATGCCTTCAGCGGTCAGGTCAAGGGCCTTTTCCGGACAGAGGTCGACGCAGGTCCGGCACCCGATGCAGCGCACGGCAAACCAGACGATTTCCACCAGGGGGGAAATGCTTTCCGGGTTGTGGCACCAGCGGCAGCGTAAGGGGCAACCTTTAAGAAAAACGGTGGTGCGGATGCCGGGACCGTCTTCCGTGGAAAAGCGCTGGACCTCGAAAACCGTCAGGACATCAGAGCCGCTCATGGCTGACCCGCTCGATGATTTCGTTCTGCAGTTCTCGTCCCACGGCGGTAAAATAGGCGTTGTAACCGGTGACCCGGACCAGCAGGTGCCGGTAGTCTTCCGGGTGCTTCTGGGCGTCCCGGAGCATGTCCGGGTCGACCATGTTGATCTGCAGGGCGGTGCCGCCGTTGCGGGCGTAAGCCTTGAGAAAAGCCTTGAATTTTTCCCGATGGGCCGGGTCCCGGACCATGGCCGGCTGAAAGGAGATGGTATGGCTGGCGCCGTTGGGCAGCATGTTGACGTATCCGTCCAGGTCGCCCTGGCCGTCCGGGCTCATGCCGCCCAGGGCCTTGCCCACGGAGTTGGTATTGGCCGTGGGGCCGTTGATGTCGGCGCCATTGGAGGGGCAGATGGCGTTGGAGAGAAATTGCCCCTTGCGGCGGCCGTCGGGGCTGGCCGCCATGACAAACCCGTCTCCGGCCCAGTAGTTCCAGCTGAGCATGCCCGGCCGGAATTGCCGGCCGGTGACGCGGGTCTTGTGTTTCCAGGTTTCGTCGCACCAGAGCGTCATCACCTCCCGGGCCATGGCGTCGGCCCGGTCGTCGTCCCGGCCGTACTTGGGCGCCCGGTTTTTCGCCAGGGTCTGCAGCATTTCATACCCTTCCCAGTTGGCCCGCAGGGCCCGGATCAGTTCGGCCATGTCGCATTTTCTGGCTTCAAATACCAGGTATTGAATGGCCAGCAGCGAGTCGACGGTGGTGGCGAAGGTGACCGCTTCCAGGGTGACAAAGCTGATCTGGGCGCCGCCCCGGGTGATATCCAGGCCCTTTTCCGCGCAGCCTTTGACCAGGCAGGAGAGGTAGGGCGTGGGGAAGTATTTTGCCCGGATGGATTCGCTGGTTTCATACAGGTCCACGCAGCGCTTGATAATGGCGGCGGTCTGAATTTTGTAGGCGTTCCAGAATTCCTCCCAGGCGGTAAACCGGGTGGCGTCGCCGGTGGCCGGGCCGTCCTGGCCGATTTTTTCGGTTTTGCCGGTGATGGGATCGGTAAAGGAGAGCAGGTCCCGGCCGTTGTTTAAGGCCAGCTCCACGGCCTTGAGCAGGTTCAGGTTGCAGTCCACCGTGCCGGAACGGTCGTTGCCGACCATGGTGTTTTCCAGGCACCCCACCGGCGCGTATTCATGGACATTGGTCTCATTGATTAAATGTCCCAGTCCGGCCAGGCGCGCCTCGCGCATCATGCCGGCCATGGAGCGCTCGTCGAAGTTGAGCAGGAACGGGGCCCCCTGGCTGGCGCCGACCATGTCCACCACCTTGTCCAGCAGGGCGTCGGGAGAGTGCCGGTGCAGGCGGATGTTGGGCTTGGGCTCCAGGATAGGGGACATCTCGTCGATGACTTCCAGCATGGCAAAGGTCAGGTCGTTGGTCATGTCCCGACCGTCCTTGCCCAGGCCGGACAGGGTGACGAGCTGGCCGAATCCCGAGGTGATGCCCTGGTAGCCGTTGCGGATCATGGCGTCATAGGCGGTGTTGCAGTGGATCCAGAAGCATTTTAGTATTTCCTTGCCGAACTCCCGGGACATGCCTGTTTTCAGAGAATTTTCCCAGAAGGGCAGCAGGTACTGGTCGACACGGCCGAAGGAGACGCCGGGACCGGGATAGTTTTCGTCGCTCATGACCAGCATGTGGTTGATCCACAGGGCCTGGACCGCTTCCCAGAAGGTGACCGGCGGATACCAGGGGACCCGGTCCAGGTTCCGGGCCATCTGGTCCAGTTCCCGGCGCCGGACCGGATCGGTTTCCCAGTCCGACAGGCCGCGACAAATCCGGGCATATTGCGCCGCCAGCTCCCGCGGCATGGAGGCCGCCGTGATCATGGCCCGCAACTGCCGGCCCCGCGGCCCCTGTCGGTCCTCCTCGGACAGGGCGGTGTAGAGCGCGCCCAGTTCGCCGGCAATGCCCTGCCAGCCGATCTGCAGGGCCCGTTCGTGGCCGGGGACCAGGTGGCCGGAGGTGGCGCCGGCATTGCCGTAGCCGTGGTCATGAAACCATTTCATGGCCGAACGGGCCCCTTTTTTGCCGTTGATCAGCCGGTTGTATTCGGCCTGCTCGTCTTTCGTCAGGCACAGGGAGGTCTGGAGGTTGAACCGTCCGCCGGCGATCAGGTCGCCGGGCAGGACCTCTTTGGGCAGATGGTTGACCATGACTTCCTTGACAAACCAGGCCCGCCTTTCCGGCAGGCTCTGGTCCCAGAAATTATCGGGCAGGGGTACGTTGCGCGCGGCCTGGCGGAAGGAACCGCCCATGGTGCGGATCAGGGGATAGGTCTCGGGCACGATATAAAACGTCATTTCATTAAATTGCGTGTCCCAGGCCGTGCCGGTGGACCAGGCGGTGAACTCGTTGTTCCAGGCCCGGTCCGTGCCTTTAAAATAATAATCCCGCAGCCAGGTGATGCGGTCGGAAAGCGCGCCGGGCGCCTTCAGTGATTGTTCGAATTTTTTCGCGGTGGCGGATGACATCGGTTCCTCCAGTTTAAATATCCGGAAACTTCGCCGCTCTCTTTTCCAGAAAAGCGGTGATGCCGTGAACGCACTCTCCGGATTCGACCAGGGCAACGGCCTCGTCCAGTTCCATGGCCAGGGATTGATCCAGGGTCATGTTCCGGCTCTGCCGGATGACGGCCAGGGCATGACGCACGGCCCGGGGACCATTGGCGGATATGGCTTGGGCCAGGGCCAGGGCGTCCTCCAGGCAGCGGCCTTTTTCGCTGACCCGGTTGGCGAAGCCGAGCTGCAGGGCTTCGTCGGCGGAGACTTTCCGGGCGGTAAGGACCAGGTCCGCGGCCCGGGCCGCTCCCACCAGCCGGGACAGGGCGGCGCCGCCGCCCCAGTCGGGCATGAGCCCCAGGCGGACTTCGGAAAAACAGACGACGGCGTCCCGGTCCATGACCCGCAGGTCGCAGCGGCTGGACAGTTCGGCCCCACCGCCGTAGGCCAGGCCGTTGATGGCCGCGATGATGGGGACGGGCAGGGCGACAAAGGCGTCGACCGCGTCCCGTACCACCTTCATGCCGTCGACCAGCCCCTGGTGGTCATTTTTTCCCATGGCCTCATGCATTGTCATGACCAGGGGGTTGTCGGGGTTGACGTCAAAACCGGCGCTGAAAGCCTTGTCCCCGGCACCGGTGATGACGACCACCCGCGGCATATTCGCCCGCAGCTCGCCGGTCACCCGGGCCAGCTCCGCGAACATGAAAGCGTTAAACGCGTTCCGTCGTGACGGCCGGTTGATGGTGATGATGCCGATTTTTTCTCTTATTTCCAGATGGATGCCTTCCGCTGACATGTTTCTCCTCGTTCCTTATTAATAATAATTATTCTACAGGGGCGCCATGAAAACAACAACAGGAAAATATTCAAACAATTAGCCGGCTTCTGTCCATAACTGGTTTTTCCCCGCTGATTATTTTCTTTTCTTTTACATTCCCCTGATTTATAGGTAGCCAATTTCAACACTCGCGAAAAAGGATGACGCCGATGTCCGGAAGAAACGAACGCATTGAGATGTTTTTCGAGAACATGGCCAGGACGCTGTACACCCATCGTTTCAAAACCCTGGTGATTCTCGTTCTCTGCATTGGCGCCATGCTCTGGCGGCTGCCCCATCTGACGGTGGATACCAACGCCGATGCCCTGCTCAAGAACGATGATCCGGACAAGATCGTTTATAATGAATTCCGCGAGCAGTTCGGCCAGGACCGGATGGTGGTCATTGCCATTACCTCCGACCATGTTTTCTCCGAAGACTTTTTCCTGAAATTAAAATCGCTTCACGATGATCTGGAGAAGAAGGTCCCCTATGTCGATGAGGTGACCAGCCTGATCAACGCCCGCCACACCTTTGGCGACGCCGACCGGCTGGTGGTGGAAGACCTGATGGACGGGTGGCCCGAGGAAAGGACCGTGGATTTTCCGGCACTCAAAGATCTGGTTTTAAACAATCCAACTTATCTGGATCAGATCATATCCCCGGACGGCCGCACCACCGCCGTGGTGATTAAGCCGGAGGTCTATCATGTAGAGGCCGCGCCAACCGCGGATGTCATGGCCGGTTTTGAAGAAAACGTCCCGGCCGCTGAGCCCGCCGCCCCGGTAAAACAAAAGTACCTGTCCCAGGAACAGAACGAGGAGCTGGTAAATGCCATCACCGCCATTGTAAAGTCGTATGAGGCGCCGGATTTTTCCATGGCGTATACCGGTACGCCGGTGGTGTTAAGCAAGTTCAATCAGTATACCATGAAGGACATGCGCCTGTGCTTCGCGCTGAATTTACTGGTCAACCTGGTTTTCCTGGCCCTGCTGTTCCGGCGCGTTTCCGGCGTGATCCTGCCCCAGATCGTGGTATTTACGGCCGCCTTTTCCGCCCTGGGCCTCATGGCCTGGTTCAATGTTCCGGTCAAGATGACCACCACCGTGCTGCCGGCCTTTCTGGTGTGCGTGGGAGTGGCGGACTCGGTTCATATTCTGGCCATTTTTTACAAACAGATGGCCCGGGGGCTGGCCAAAAAAGACGCCATTTCCTATGCCATCGGCCATTCCGGTCTGGCCGTGGTGCTGACCAGCCTGACCACCGCCGCCGGCCTGATTTCCTTTGCCACGGCCGATCTGGTGGCCCTGGGAGAACTGGGCTATTTCGCGGCCGCGGGCGTGATGCTGGCATTGCTGTACACCCTGATCATGCTGCCGGTCATGGTGGCGTTTTCACCCGTTAAAATACGACCTGTTAAAGAGGAGTCCGGCGAAAGGACCCTGATGGACCGGATCCTCCTGATGACGGGAGACGTTGCCAGCCGTCATCCCTTCAGCATCATTATCGTCAGCCTGATCCTGTTCGCCGTCAGCTATTACTACGTCTTCAACCTGCGCTATTCGGATTTCGTGGCCGGGTATTTCCCCACGTCCATGCGGGTCCGCCAGGATATCGACCTGATCAACGACCGTCTCAACGGCGCCCTGAACCTGGAAGTCCTTATTGATACCGGCCGGGAAAACGGTGTGTATGAGCCGGACATTTTGAACCGCATCGAGCGCCTGGCCCGGGATCTGGAGACCATGCATTTCCCGCACATCACCGTCGGCAAGGTGACCAGCATCAACGACATCCTCAAGGAAACCCATCAGGCCTTGAATGAAAACCGGAAAGATTATTACGTGGTTCCCCAGGACTACGACGTCATCGCCCAGGAGTTGTTCCTGTTTGAAAATTCCGGGGCTGATGACCTGGAAAAGATCGTGGATACCCAGTTTTCAAAGACCCGGGTCACGGCCAAGATCCACTGGGTGGATTCGGTTTATCTGAATCACTATATCGG
It includes:
- a CDS encoding MMPL family transporter, encoding MSGRNERIEMFFENMARTLYTHRFKTLVILVLCIGAMLWRLPHLTVDTNADALLKNDDPDKIVYNEFREQFGQDRMVVIAITSDHVFSEDFFLKLKSLHDDLEKKVPYVDEVTSLINARHTFGDADRLVVEDLMDGWPEERTVDFPALKDLVLNNPTYLDQIISPDGRTTAVVIKPEVYHVEAAPTADVMAGFEENVPAAEPAAPVKQKYLSQEQNEELVNAITAIVKSYEAPDFSMAYTGTPVVLSKFNQYTMKDMRLCFALNLLVNLVFLALLFRRVSGVILPQIVVFTAAFSALGLMAWFNVPVKMTTTVLPAFLVCVGVADSVHILAIFYKQMARGLAKKDAISYAIGHSGLAVVLTSLTTAAGLISFATADLVALGELGYFAAAGVMLALLYTLIMLPVMVAFSPVKIRPVKEESGERTLMDRILLMTGDVASRHPFSIIIVSLILFAVSYYYVFNLRYSDFVAGYFPTSMRVRQDIDLINDRLNGALNLEVLIDTGRENGVYEPDILNRIERLARDLETMHFPHITVGKVTSINDILKETHQALNENRKDYYVVPQDYDVIAQELFLFENSGADDLEKIVDTQFSKTRVTAKIHWVDSVYLNHYIGHLNRHLKILFGDRAKMEITGMSALMARSITAALGSMARSYALAFIVIGLMMIFLTGELKTGLFSMIPNFIPIVMTLGLMGALNVPLDMTSLMIASIAMGLVVDDTVHFIYNFRKYYLKTGNAFAAINLTLSGVGRAMVITSVVLACGFLMTIFANLSHTFRFGIFTAIPILFALLADFLLLPALMIVITGSHNKPEVLHARDEVVERFYRDARTAEE